The following is a genomic window from uncultured Hyphomonas sp..
CTGATCCTGCTGGCCGCATGCCAGACCCGGCCTGCACCGATCACGGTGATCACGCCGCCGGCGCCCGAGCCGCCACCGCCAGTCGAAGCGCCAAAGCTGCCAGACTGGGAAACACCCGCAGCGTTTTCCGACCTGCCGGCCTGGCCAACGGCGAAACTTGAAGCTGCGGTCAGCGCGTTCAAACGGTCGTGCGAGAAGTTCTCCAACATGGAGATGACTGTCGCGCTTTCCAGATCCGCGCCATGGGCTGGAAGAGTGGAAGACTGGGCAGAGCCTTGCGGCGCCCTGGCTGCGGCGCGCAGCGACGACGAAGCCCGCGCGCTGATCGAGCAGGTTTTCGTGCCGATCGAAGTGATCCCGCCGGACGGTACGCGCAAGTTCACCGGCTATTTCGAGCCGACCTATGAAGCCCGCCGGACACCGACGCCGCCTTTTACCGAACCGGTCCCGGCTCTGCCGGCAGACCTGATCCCGAACAATGGCAAACCGCTGCAGCGCCTGCGGAACGGCACGACACGGCCTTATCCGTCGCGGGCGCAGATCACGACCTCCGGTGTGCAGGCGATTGCCTACGCTCATCCGGCAGATGTGTTCTTCCTGCAGATCCAGGGCTCCGGCCGGCTGACCTTTCCCGATGGCACCACCATGCGCGCGGTCTATGCGGCGCATAATGGGCACCCATTCAAATCGACCGCAAACTGGCTGATCCGTACCGGGCGTATTTCCAGTGGAGAGGCCAGCATGCAGGGCATCCGTGCCTGGATGAACCGGGCGGGCCCGGCCGAGACGCGGATGGCGATGAACCAGAACCCGCGATTCGTGTTCTTCAATGCCGAAGCCGAAGGCGACCCCACGCTGGGCCCGGCCGGAGCTGAGGGCGTACCGCTCACGCCGCTTGGTTCCATGGCGGTGGATACGAGCCTGCATCCGCTGGGCGTGCCGATGTTTGTGCAGACGACGGCGCCGGGGCTCGGTGGGGACTGGTCCGGCCTGCTGATTGCGCAGGATACCGGCGGAGCGATCAAGGGCGCGGTCCGAGGAGACATCTATTTCGGCACGGGACCGGAAGCGGGCGAACGGGCCGGAACGATGAATGCACCGGGGCGCCTTTGGGTTTTCATGCCGCGCGCCGTGGCAGAGCGTATGCGGGCCGAAGGCTATGCCAGTCTCGACATGATCCCGCCGGCGCCGTAAGGGGCGCTCATGAGCCACCGCCGCCTGACCCCTGACGAATCCCGCGCCTGGGCCCGTGTGGCACGGACGGTGAAGCCGATCGGTCCGAAGACGGAAGATATCGAAACCTTCATCGATGCGCTGGAACATGGCGAACCGGTTCTGCGCCATGGCAAGACGAAAACGGTGCCCGCACCAGCTGAAAAGCCTGCAGCGAAGACAGCGAAACCGGCAGCACCGCCGCAGAACCGGGCAAACGAGAAACGCGTGCGCCGTGGCAAGCTGGAACTGGCGGGGCGGTTCGATCTGCATGGCCATACTCAAATCTCCGCCGAAGCAGCGCTGCCGGAATTCCTGGCCCGCAAGCAGGCCGAAGGCGCGCGCTGCGTTCTCGTCATCACCGGCAAGGGAAAAGGCGGGGAGGGCGTCCTGCGCCGCAATTTCCTGCGTTGGCTGGAGATGCCAGCCGCGCGGGTGCTCGTGTCCGGCTATTCCGAAGCCCATCCGCGGCATGGCGGATCCGGCGCCTGGTATGTATTCCTGAGGGCCAGCACCTAAACCCGGTATGGCCTCAGCCATCCGGTTACAGAACATACGGCCCCGATGGAGCCAAGGCGCAGCGGGCGCCGTGGCGCTCCGCCTGATATGAATAAAGGCTACGGAATGGAGCGTTACCGCCCGCCGCGCCGATTGGAGATTTCGCTATCCGCCGACACGTCCGCCGTTTCATGCCCGGATGCACCTGACATGCCCGGCCGGCCCAGCAAGAGGACACGCCCTCAAACCGGATCCGCCATAACGGGACCGGCCTTGGTAGGTGGTATTTCCCTTCACCCCCGTCGAGACCGGAATCGCTAGACTTGCCCCCGGCCGTTACCCCGGCAGCAAATCAATCTCTCCAACCCTCCCCAAGGCAAACCGAACGGTACCGGCCCGGCCCCCGCCTCAAGGAGACGTGCAGGATGGCCGGGTGGGGATATGGGGTGGATTGGGAGGGCGAAGGAGGCGTGAGTTTTCTTTGGCGGCAGGGGAGGGAGATAGCGCATGGTGCTGGATAGGCACCGAACTCTCCCCAAGTGTATCCCCGACGGCTCAGCTGTCTGGGGACCCGGATGGCCTGGCGGCCATCGGGTGTGACGGAAGTCGGGACCGTTGAAGCCACCCGCAAAAAAAGCCGGCACCCGAAAAGCGCCGGCCCTTTCCTGAATAATTGCGTCCGGATCAGTTGAAGTCGCGGAACACGTCGTCGGCGGAGACATCCTTCTTCGCGGCGTCTTCTTCGCCAGCGTCGTAAGCATCCGGATCGTC
Proteins encoded in this region:
- a CDS encoding MltA domain-containing protein; amino-acid sequence: MWPRFRSTVLLILLAACQTRPAPITVITPPAPEPPPPVEAPKLPDWETPAAFSDLPAWPTAKLEAAVSAFKRSCEKFSNMEMTVALSRSAPWAGRVEDWAEPCGALAAARSDDEARALIEQVFVPIEVIPPDGTRKFTGYFEPTYEARRTPTPPFTEPVPALPADLIPNNGKPLQRLRNGTTRPYPSRAQITTSGVQAIAYAHPADVFFLQIQGSGRLTFPDGTTMRAVYAAHNGHPFKSTANWLIRTGRISSGEASMQGIRAWMNRAGPAETRMAMNQNPRFVFFNAEAEGDPTLGPAGAEGVPLTPLGSMAVDTSLHPLGVPMFVQTTAPGLGGDWSGLLIAQDTGGAIKGAVRGDIYFGTGPEAGERAGTMNAPGRLWVFMPRAVAERMRAEGYASLDMIPPAP
- a CDS encoding Smr/MutS family protein: MSHRRLTPDESRAWARVARTVKPIGPKTEDIETFIDALEHGEPVLRHGKTKTVPAPAEKPAAKTAKPAAPPQNRANEKRVRRGKLELAGRFDLHGHTQISAEAALPEFLARKQAEGARCVLVITGKGKGGEGVLRRNFLRWLEMPAARVLVSGYSEAHPRHGGSGAWYVFLRAST